Genomic DNA from Electrophorus electricus isolate fEleEle1 chromosome 23, fEleEle1.pri, whole genome shotgun sequence:
AAGCAAACCTAACTTGGACCTGAGCCGTGGGCGGAGCAAGCTCCCTCGCCGCCATGTCACTGACTTCGCCCTGGTCTACTCTGTCCAGCGGCTGTATCAGTGCAGCTCGGAAGATAGCAGTTCAGAGCACTCTGTGTCCTCGTGTGCAAGCTCATCCAGCCGGGACTCCACCTCTGAGGGGATCAAAGTCTGCCCGCCTCCTTATGGTTACCGCCAGTACCATGCTGCACACAAAGCACCGGGCAAACAGCCTTCTATGCCACTCCCCAAAAACAGCAAGGTCCGTCCTACAGCCAGCTCCTGCCAGCACGCCCAGCCTACATCCCAGTCTACGTCCCAGCCCAGCAGCCAAGATAGCACCCCTCTCAGGGGGGATGTGGGAAAGCTGAACCCAGTGGTGACCTCGCTGGCTGAACCAGTGAACATCAACAAGATGCAGCAGCCAGATTCAACTAAACGTGTGCATAAGCCACCTCTGCCATACCCCAGTCTGTGTCGTGGTCCTTCACTGAAGGAGCATCGCGATCACCCCATAAGGCTACTCCCCCGGGAGGTCGTATCAAACGACCTCAGGTCCTGGCATCAGAGGTACACCACTGAAGACATAAAACCCCGGGCACTAGAACGACATGGGTTTATGCATGTGAAATGTCTTCCAAACCAAGAGCCCCCTCCATACCACCAGATCCAACCTCACAGACAGGTAAAGAGCCACTataaaatataagatataaaaAGTCTTTTGATTCCGCAGATCAACCAAGTTATTGGTTCATTAGTCACTGAACTTATTATAGATAAAAGTATACTGAACAGCAAGTAAAGTATGAAAGTGGTGACATATCTAAAATAATCAATTAAGATATAAAAAGCTGATAAGATGTTGTTGTTCTTTGCAGGCTCCTCAGAAAGTGATTCTGCAGAGGGCCCCTGATGGGACTCCTTTACAGTGGTATGAAGAAGATGACTGTGAGATTGTAAGCCAGGTCTAACAACTGTCTGCTGGAATCAGCTATGCACAACACAAACGTCCTGTCAGGCTTCGCTAAAcatattttgaaacatttttcgTACACAAcctttttatctatttattgaGCCAATGGACTCTATTAATGCCTTCAGGTATAATGCTGGTAACATGCTGATTCTCAACAAGATTTTGACCAAAAAGTGAAGCTGGCTAAATGCTTATGGTGCATCTTTATATTCACTGTTACCCTTACATCACTGACTGAAATTCAAGTCTGAGACTTATTTGTAAGGCATCATGCCACATATTTagtgaaattattattattattattattattattattattattactgtggtGTGCTACATTTTTGTCTATGACAACAATTGCTATTTATGCTATTGCTATTTCATAACAATTCTCATAAAAAGCAATTTCCAGGTATATCTTTGTGTCTGGTacacagttttacatttaaaaaaagtatttcttaGTTTTTTTAGAGCCTcaattatttaatgtaatgcattacaagtttatataatatttatgttttttttattattatttcttgcTAAATTAAGCTAGATCTTTTCCTAACACTTCTggaatttatatatttaaatgttttgctagATGCTGCTATGCTGTTTTGTATGATTATAGGCAGTCTGTTAGCCTTAATGTACCTGCACATATCTTCCTTTTTCAGGTGATATAAAGCAGCTGTCCATCATTTTACTAAATGTACTaaccatttaaaacatattttatgttatttataataaaacataGACTATCATGATGtccatttaattaattttaattaatttttaccaCACATCCTAAGAAAGAATCCAAAAACACCTTCTTACAATCACTAGACAAATACCATTATAGACCAGTATAAGCATAAATACTAAATCTTGGAGTACACATCCTAAAATGATAtcctaaaatacataaaatggcCAGAAACATGGATCTTCAAGAAACCTGTCTGATTTCACCACAAAGAGAGAATGTGCTACCTTTATTTATCAAAAATTATGATTCGCAACCACAAGGCAGGGACTTGTAGAAACCAGACAAGGATCATACATTTGATGATGGAACACAGGACCATGGTGTAGAGGTCAAGCATTATCAAGCAACAAGGACACATCCACTGTATCAGAGGGTGCTGACTGCAGACAGATATTCACAGACATGAGATAAAATAGGTGAccaagtaaaataaatataccctCTGGGGTGAGAGTCATACTGCTCTATATCTCCCTTACCTTCTACAACTACAAGCTGCTTAGACATATACACCTTGTCCCATGGAGTTGCTTTCATACGCACATTGTTGTGTTCGGCCAAGtcatttcctctttcttttcttactGCAAGCCAAAGTTATTTTTCTTAGCCAATTTGTGATCTACTTTCTCCTTATCTTTTAAAATTGCACAACATGTGCTGGATGTACAGTGTTATGCCTAACCCACAACTATACTTATCTACAGCACTGATTTCTCTCATCTGATTACTGGGACCACCACTGCTGTTCACCAGTACTTCCCACACGCTTCCTTGTGGCCAAGCCTGcctaaatgtttttattttttcctctaaTTACTATTCTCTCCAAGCTTATGATCCAAGCCCAAATGCTTCCTTATGACTTTAAGACTGATCACTGTACAACCAACTCATCATTCATGCAGATATTGAGACCATGCAAAAAGTCTGGGGAAGACTTACAGGAGGTGAAACAAATTGGTCATCAACAATACCATAGACCAAGGGTGCTTATCTTTGGTTGGTTGGCTGTTTGGTTGTGAAGATATggtaatcatttttaaaaattccctGATAACCATACAAACTGCATCTACAGGATAATGTTCTATTGGAATATGAAATACTCATGGTTAACTTCTGCAAAGTTACTCCTAGTGCCTCTGCTGTGCATTTGATTAATTCAATGGTgcggccaaaaaaaaaggtcacactctaatatttatTTGGACCGGCTTTGGCTTTGATTATGGCAAGCATTTGTTGTGGCaacgtttccacaagcttctgcaatgtcacaacattcacaaagattctcaatggggttcaggtctggactctgtggtggccaatccatgtgtgaaagtGCTGTcttatgctccctgaaccactctttcacgatttgagcccgatgaatcctggcattgtcatcttggaatatgctagtgccatcaaggaagaaaaaaatcaattgatggaataacctggtcgttcagtatattcaggtagtcagccgacctcattctttgggcacataacattgctgaatccagtcctgaccaactgcagcaaccccagatcatagcactgcccccacagccttgtacggtaggcactaggcatgatgggtacatcacttcagccacctctcttcttaccctgatgcgcccatcactctggaacagggtaaatctggactcatcagaccacatgaccttccattgctccagagtccactctttatgctccctagctaattgaagccatttttgctggttggcctcactgacaagtatttttcttaaggctacacagttGTTTAGTCAAAATCCCTTgattcccttcacattgtgcatgtggaaatgctcttactttcactattaaacatatctgagttctactgttgttttcctacgatttgatttcactacacatttaagtgatcgccgatcacgattattcaaggtttttttctgaccacattccttcctcgaagatgtttcctcactgtccttccactttttaataacgcattggacagttcttaacccaattttagtagtttcagaaatctccttagatgttttctctgcttgatgcatgccaataatttgacccttctgaaacagattaacatcttaaccacaggatgtcttttgacatggttgtttaacaaatgagatgctactcactgcatcagttagggttaaataacttgttgccagctgaaacaatcaaccatgcagtaattatccaatgggaggctcttacctatttgcttagttaaatccagggggtgaccttttttttggtcaggcagtgtatacacacacatatacgttAATGCATATAGACTGCATGAGTACACAAGAAACAACCAAGCATGCAAGAAATGCATTGGTGAAGCAGATTTTGTTTCCACTCTTGCTGAAGCTACATATTTGTGAGAAAACACTCACAGCGATGTTCTATTGAAAGACTTTCCTGTTGCTTTCCGGAAACAAATTAAGGCTTCtctgtgattgtttgttttgtcagacCTAAAGGACAAAATGGGCCATTTCATTGAACATGACTCTCTAGCCACAGCTACTACAGGAAAACCAATCTGCCCACAACTAAAGCTGGCTCAACTGTATCATTCTTCACTGACCAAACTCTTAGTTTAGGTACTCATTAAAATACAATTGAGGTCAGACAGCAAATATGCATAAGCTATGGTAACACAGCACAGCCTGGGAAACTGCTTAACCATGTATACCATTTGctgcctctccctcctgctTTATACCACTAAAGTTCTTAATTTTGTTAGGAGATAAAAGGGATGTTCCATCACTACTTCCATATGATGACTTTCACTGCCAGGACTACGAACAGACTTTGCAGCAGACATCAAATTTAACAATCCAGCAACACAGGAAGTACATTTGTCCTGTTTCAGATATGGATGTCTTATTTCCAATATTAGCATAACACTAAAACACCACCTGCTAATAGTAGCACGTAAGCATTAACTAATCAGCAATCCACAAGCCTAAATTTTTACATTCAAAAGCATCCTGATTTGTGCCATGAATACTCATTTGGTACAGTGGTCACAGTACAAACTGAACAATGTCATAAGGAACCCTAAATATCCACTACTCACTGGCAATACCTTgaacaaaacaaattcattgCATTCCAGTAATTGTTTATGAAAAGAATTTACTGATTTGTTAGTGCAAGTACTGTTTGTTTACAATCAGTATATCAATTTGTGTGTAGACCTAGTGAATACTTGGatcacaacaggaaaaaaaaaattggcacaAGCATGCTCTGGATTACTCCATATTTATTGtagaaaagcaaaaagacaGTCTAATAAAGACGCTGAGGCTTTCCCATGGTGCTCTTGATATAGAGGGCTCGAACATTCTGCCAGTTCTTCTTCAACAGAGACACCAGGAAGTTAACAGCAAGATGGATGTTGTACACCAGCTCATCCTCAGACATCCTCACATGGCCCACTGCCACAGCCAGACAAAGCACCTAAACACAGACACCAGCAGACAGCTCAGTACAATACTCAGGGATTAGTACACTAGTCACAATAAGGAACACCAATAAGGATGAGAAGACTTCCATTTTAGCATTCCAAATATATTACCAATGCAAGAACTgtagtttttaaaactttaaaagtgCAAAGTCTCATACCCATTTCCAAactttcattttacttttttactcaCATGCAAGAATTTCATGTCACAAAGTTGTTTAATAGTACAAATTCATACCTTCTTCATTTGGAACTTGATGGTAGATTTGACTTCATCCACCTTCGTAGTCAGGTTTTCATTGTGGGTGAGCAGTGATGGGAACTTGCCAGCCTTGTTCAGACCAGGACCAAGAATACGAGGGATCTGCTTAATCAGGGACTCAGAAGCTAGGAAGGCATCATACTTCTTTGCTGTAATGTACATGAAAGTgtgaattattaatttaatcatGGCATCTCTCAGGCTCCTATTCCACCCATCCTCAAAGTGCGCCCTCGTCATACTTCAGCGCAAAAGGGGCAGAGATAGAGAACAGGTAGTAGGAATGGTGCTTGTTCATTTACACAATTTAAAaaggaatatttttttaaagagtgcACACAAACTCTAAGCTTAAGTGTTAAACCAGTTTCATATCTATTTGGTTAGCATGCAGATATGCTAAACTCATACAAGCTTCAAGATTTTTTGTTGAAATTCATAAGAGCTAACCGAGCTTCTTGACCAGCTTCTTGTTCTTGTTGAGCTTTTTGAGGGCTTCAATGTCCATGTGTGGGATATCTGCAGCCTTGGCTTCATCACAGTGCTGCTGGTCACcaagcacacaaacagagaacTTGGGACGCGGGGTGGTCTTCAGTCTGTccaagacaaagaaagaaatccaATCCATTGATACCACAATGGGATAAGTTCATATGTAAAGCCAACGgatgcaaaacaaaatcatcTTACCCATACCATGCTGGCTGGCGTCGACAGTACAGTCATACAATTAAATTGGTCGGCTTAGGGATGAGAGCACGAGTACCCACGCCCTTAGCCTCCCCTCATGTTTTAAGACCCAGGGTAGGGGTCCGCCTGCTTTACCAACCCAGATGAGGGAGGTGTGCAGACTACCCAGAACCGTTCTCCACTGCCTACCCCTAGCCTGTCAGAATCATTTAGGACCAACCTTCTGAAGGCCAACAATAAAATGCCATGTATGGAGGTTCAGAGTAGGGGGTTGGCAGAGAGAAGATTGGGTGGAACAGTAAAGGCCCGAACCTGACAGTGCCTGAGAAACGCTTGTCCTTCTGAGGATCATAGTTCTTCAAGCTGATCTGAAGCTCCACCGTCTCCAGAAACCTGCAAGGCAGGCAGCAAAGATAAAAATCCATCCACAGATCATTTTGCCAAAATGATGTGGAAATGATGTGGAGACGAAACCAGTAAAGTGTATTGAGTTAATGTATTCCTAGAAAAATCCAGTACTCTGCATAGGTTTCATTAATTGGTTAAAATATGCTAGACATCTGGGCCTTACTTTCTCCTCTTAGCAATGGAGCCAGCCTGGACTTCCCGAACAGCCTCGTACAACGTGTCTCTCGAAACCTTGCtgtaataaaaattttaaaaaaaagagaaatttaaATCAAAGAGTCCTTTTAAAACGCACAATTAGTCATTCTGAACCTGCAGCTGCAACAGGTAAACAATTCCAGGGTTTATATTATTCTATACTACTATTATGGCTCCGTATGCGTAAATCTTTGAAGAGAATCTGCACTGTAATATAACaccaaaacaaattacaatAACATAGTGCAAAACTAAGCGtctacatttacaaaataaaatggattattGCCCAGATTTAATTGGATTAAGATTCTGAATACCGAGCTAGCTAAACAGGCAGCCCGCTAaactagctaggctagctaacgtGATACGCCGTGAGCATTAAGACTAGCTTTCGTATATTTTCTTAACCCTATATACCagtataaaaactaaaatatacaaaatatcactgctatttttaaaagatgaaaaagaaacaaaatggacCAAATCTTATATTTTGCCAAGTTTTCCACTACACCTCATTTCGGCTTGTCGTCCCTGCCACACGGAGCTCAAAAAGGAAGGAGTAAGGGAAGTTACGCCAAATATACGCGGCTGTTGTTTGAACAAAGTCAACCGGATCGGCCATGCTAGTTGTGGCTTATTACGCATGCAGCTGTAGAAGAATGCTtagatatattttattgtacatACAGTGCCAGTCAAATGTTTGGACATAAGTACGCCTAATGGCTTATTTTAATATTGACTCAATTTTAGGAAAAAATGAAGatatcaaaacaatgaaataacacacgtgattatgctgtgttaaagaCATTTTCATCGTCTTAGATATTAGATTCTTGAAAGTAGCCACCTTTACTTTGGTGATGGTTCTTGACGCTCTTCAGCACGATTCATAAGGCAGCAGTAACCTATGATGTCTTGAAGAAATACTCACAATATTTGTttcttatacatttttttagaaaTCAATTCATATATAGCATATCAATTTTCACTAGtgattgtatatatatatatatatatatatatatatatatatatatatatatatatatatatatatatatatatatatatatataaaaacacacacacacacacacacacacacacatacacactgaatgGACACTTATCTGGTAGTACATTAGACCCCGtttggccttcagaaccacagcagtTCATTGTGGCATAGATTCCATTAGGTGTTGAAATCATTCTGTAGGAATCTTGGCCATTGTGAACAGGAGAGCTTCTTGCAGTTGCCGCAAATTAGTTGGCGGTACTGAAAAGGCTGGGAAAGCAAGGAAAATTCAGTCATATTTCTGGAACCAGTCCATGACTGTACAACCCTTGTGGCATGGTGCATTGTCATGCTGAAAGTCTCTTTCTGCAATGGGTAAGCAGCTGccatgaagggatgaacttAATCAGCCACAATGCTTATGCAAGCCCTGCTCTGCAAAAATCCACCCGCAGGTAGCAAAGGACCCAAGGTGTGCCCAGAAAACATTGCCTGCAACATTAATACAGCTCCACCAGCCAGAGCTCAAAGATTCATGCTGCTTGCACCAAATTCTGATCTTCccatcagcatggtgcaacagacATTCACATGACAAGGTAATGTTTTTCTACTGTGCAGTGATCCAATTTCTGCTCTTTTGCACATTGGAGTCTAgtctttttgtttcatctgcAGAGAGTAAACCATTAATCATCTGCTACTGAAGAGCTACATAAAGGAAAAGGTAAAACTCAAAAAGCCAATTTGCAATGCACATAAAGCTCAAGTGACAAATAGCTTCACAGTAATTTATAGAAATACTAAATATTAACCATTACGCTAGACATTACCCTGTGGTTGAGGTGCAACTGcatcttcttcctcctcagCAATATTTGTAGTAAGATGCAAACTCTGTTGCCTCAAACTTGTGACCAGAGGCTCAGACCTTCTCCGACTCCAACTGTGTGCACCTTGCCTTGGGAAAAGGGAAGGCTCAGACCCACGACGGTCAGTCAAAGTATGACCCACTAAGGCAGAGGCATGGACTACAGGTGCTGAACCTCGTCTGCCACCTGAAGTTCCATTATCCACACATGGAGCGACATGGAGATATTAAAAATGGAGAATCAGCATACAAAATGCATTTCCAAGATTTGTTAAAGGAGTCTGCTTGACATTCCGATCAAGTGCAGGGTAATGGGGATCATATCAGGGGCTGGATTAGAGAGGGTGGGACTCTCCACGTGCATGTAGATATATTGAGAGTACATGCCATGCTGAAGTACTACTGGTTGTTCAGCAGTCTGATTGCCTGCAGAAAGAAACTATCTGTGAGCCAGCTGGTCCTTGTTTATATGCTTCTGAACCATCTGCCAGATAGCAGGAGTGAGAACATATTGTGGCTTGGGTGGGGTCTCTTATGATTCTCGTGGATTTCTTCAGACAACAGTGGGCagaggttaaggtactggacttgtaatcagaaggttgttgcttcaagccccactactgctgAGTTGctattgttgggcccctgagcaaggcccttaaccctcaattgctctagttgtactcagtcataattgtaagttgctttgtataaaagcatcagctaaatgccataaaatgtaaatgtaaacaacttTGGTGTACAGCTCCAGCAGTGGTGGGAGTGAAGTGTTGGGCTGTCTTCACCACCCTTTGCAGAGCTATCTGGTCCAGTGGGGTCCATATAAAGAAGttactgtagtgtactgtaagagattcaaaattgtagtgaagtacagtttccagggaaacaggacatttcagctGTAAAAGCAAattgcttctgaattagtagtactTTTCCATATGAAAAAGTAAgtttacatattacataacaTTAATtacatggggttctaaagttctaaGAGTGTAGagttcttatatatatatatatatatatatatataaaatcagcttctttaccacctcagacacctaagagacttcagactgccctccaaggtactgcagaacttctacacctgcactatcaaaaGCATCCTCActgggaacatcacagtctggtttgggaacagcacgaagcaggacagacaag
This window encodes:
- the rpl10a gene encoding 60S ribosomal protein L10a; amino-acid sequence: MSKVSRDTLYEAVREVQAGSIAKRRKFLETVELQISLKNYDPQKDKRFSGTVRLKTTPRPKFSVCVLGDQQHCDEAKAADIPHMDIEALKKLNKNKKLVKKLAKKYDAFLASESLIKQIPRILGPGLNKAGKFPSLLTHNENLTTKVDEVKSTIKFQMKKVLCLAVAVGHVRMSEDELVYNIHLAVNFLVSLLKKNWQNVRALYIKSTMGKPQRLY